ATAATCTATCATCTCCGTAAAAGACGGagatttatataaatatattaaaatttaccAGTCAATATATACAACCCAAGTCTAGGTCCAAcaaataaaaatcttttttttttgttttttatctcAAAATGTTATCCTTAAATTCTATTCCAGGCTTTGACAAACATGTGGCCCCTGTGCCCTCTCTCTAACGCGGTGAGAGAATTATCTAGGATTTTGGCACATGTCCATTTTCAAAGATTGACAGAGGAAGACTTTAAAGTCCTCATAAATTATCCTTGATATTCTTCAACTTGCTGCATATGCCAGCAAGGCCCAGCAACGATATAGATTACGAGGTGAACATATTATCCCATAATATTAAAGGGGTTCTATTGTTTGGTTGACACTATTATAATGAATTCTTTCattaacacgtgaaatatttaattaaaataattagtaaatTGAGGAGACAGAGGTTAAACTCAAAACATCTGTTCcaaataccatgttaaattattttttatctgaaaaaaaaaacaaaaacaaacaatggTAGAAAATAGTTCAAATAGAGATCATCGATCCATGACTACACTTATTATACATACAAACTCCCATAAGCAATCACAATGCGCTGACTCCACTTCCacttataataaaaacatatctAAAGCCAAGTGTGACTCGTGTTAGAGTTAGCCTTTAGCAAAAGAATTTGGTAGTCTTCTCCACTCTCGGAACATAACTTGAGCTGAACCTCGGCAAAGTGCGATGTCGGCGGCGTgagaaagagagggggagagcGGCAGAGTGCGACGTCGGCAACGGGTGGAGACAGAGAGCGATGtgcgaagagagagagagagtggcgaGGGGCAAGCGAAGATAGTGAGTCATCgagagggagaaagaggggAAAATCAAAGAGTGATGGAGAAAGAAGAGGGGTGGGCACGGCTTGAGAGTGTGAGGAGAGCTGGAGAGGGAAAAATGTTTTAGGTTTAGGAGGTCCTCCgtcctttagttttttttttttttttaataattataaacgTGTCTGGTGGGTCACTTACAGATTGATCTACCACACACAAAATAAAcgggttgacccgtttatgacccaaacccttTTAGGGTAAACTCAAACTCGGTAACTTTATGTCGTGTTTGTGTCGAGTTCGTGGGTCatatcaaaattgtcagccctaggTCCCTTCGATAAATAAACCtgagataaataaaaaatacataaaaatataaaaaataaaaaaataaaaagaagaaaaaaaaagaagaagtagtaGATTGAAGATCTAAGCTCATGGCATCGTGCGTCACCTCCATGTAGTACCACTTGATCGCGTTGAAAGCTCATGATCAAGGCCATATCCCACCAAAAGAAGAATCACAACATAAGGTGGAGGTATgcaaaaaatgattaaaaataatatttaaagaaaatagaaagtgaAATAGACAACATACTTAAATTCgtatttaaaaatagaaaaaactttattttaaactCTTGAATTACTACAAATTTTAAGAAGAccttctcaaatttaaaaatttttcaattttacctCTTGAACTTTCAGTTACATGCTTCAGGTATATATCATTAATTCCTTTAACTTTTTACCAATTcaacttctttatatatatatatatatatatatatatatatatcagatttttttttttttttttattaatcagCATTTGGAGTACTTGACTTGTATATATGCACAACATTTCTAGGCACCATGAATTCGAGtgaatttcctccaaattttgattttatgtgaAGATTGAATTCAAATGCATAAACATCTTCTCCTGAAGGAATCAGGAATTTTGATGCGGGGgaaaagttataaaaatattttgatatacATTTCCAAGAGGTACTTCAATCGGCTGGTCTTCATACTACTTCTTAACATAGGCGAATGATGTAAGTCAACCCTAAcatgacttatttaattaaacgggtcaaactccTTAATCTTAATTCTTCaatttcatgttgagtttttgtCGAAAAATTACGAGGCCTAAATTTCCACCCCCCATATTAAAAGAagccaaagaaaaagataaacaGAAACTTGAAAGTGGAAAGTGGAAACTAACAACTATTCTCCTTATCTTCACAATTTGTAGGTTATTCCCTGTGGAGATGAACCATTCAAGATGGATTTTCCCCTGAACTTAACGCACTTAACATTGAAGGCTGCTCTGCATGAACATGAATTTTTTGGAATATGCTTCTTCCTGCGCAGTAGTCCTTGTTTGGAGACTCTCACAATCCAAATAGGCCCCGGAAGAGTGTTTCCTGTGAGTATTATTATTAGCGAGggtttttcaaaaaacacaTACACTTTTGCCTTGAAAGTAAAAACCCCAGATatgatttttccttattttgtttgttttatagGATTACGCGCCCCCATTTCCGCTGGGGCCCGATAACTTCTGGGAGAAGAAGTTCCCCCCCTTCAACTCCTTACCCTTCGAGTGCTTCAACACTCTTACTGTTGTGGAGGTTGAAGGCTTCAGGGGAACAAGGCATGAACTTCCCTTCCTGCGCTATTTGATCCGCTCTGGTCATGTCCTGGAACACCTACACATTACTGTATCAAAGGAAGGTGAAGAAAATGGTGGAAATGTCCAAGCATACCATGAGAGAGCTCAAGTGCTGCAGACGTTCCCAAAAGCCTCACCAAATCTGCAGATATCTATCTATTAAAACAGAGGACTCTCTGCTTCTTCTGCTGCTCCTATTGGCTACTACATTTTAATAAATGGAGCAGCCCCTATTAGCTATTTGtataagagaaatttgaaaTAAGAACACAATAATCTCTATTAATTTCTCGTAAAACTTTTGAATTTGCTGGCTTTCAAACATTTAGCCAGTTGCTTTAACTGGTCAACTTTCTATAAACAGAGGGAACCTTTTATCCTACTTCCTGTCTTAATCTTTTGTGTGAGCATTAGTATGTTTGTTTATAAATTGTTGCATGCCTTTCAAGTACATATAGATCGAattattccttgtttttttctctttaatttcctTTAGATTTATCAAGatatttgttcttgtttttatGTTCTTATGGCATTGGGTGCCCCCTCCACTAGGAAAAGAAGATGTAAAAAGCATTCTCTGATCTTTGTATTTCTCTGCATGTAAAAGCATGTGTACTGCTACAACCATTGATAGAATCAGTACTGTTAGAGGGAACAAATATCTCATTCCATTCCTTTCTTACACTGTAGAAGTAGAAactagaattttttaaaaaacataaaagaaaaccaGAAAATGGAGTCAATCTGCTGGGATCAAacgcatttttaaaatatttttattttcttcagcTTTGTACACGTGAATAAGAAATCAGTGGAGAAAAAAAACACCTCAGAAGTCAATGATGGGCTCTCCAGCAGTCAGATTTCTCTCTACCGTCCACGGCAAGTTAAACAGCTTGGCCAtgatgaatttgaaaatcttGTTCACATTTATGTTGTGGGTGGCGCTCGAGAAGAACAGGGTCGCTTTCATTGCCCTTGCATATGCCCTAGCCTGCATGCGTGCAGAAGTAGACTCCATAAATAAATTGAGttataattaacatatataattttatatacatattttcatataatttgaaTTCGacacataatataatataaattcaacacaaacttaatataaaattaaaaagttaaagtTTCGTTCAATTAAGTTGATCAAGttataattgacctatatagtcttatatccaTACTTTAACACGACTTAAATTCAatacacaaacacaaattaatactcataatttataatttatcatCTCCGTAAAAGACggaaatttatataaatatattaaaatttaccAGTCAATATATACAACCCAAGTCTAGGTCCAACAaataaaaatcttcttttttttctcaaaatgttaTCCTTAAATTCTATTCCAGCCTTTGACAAACATGTGGCCCCCTGTGCTCTCTCTTTAACGCGGAGAGAGAATTATTTAGGATTTTGGCACATGTCCATTTTCAAAGATTGACAGAGGAAGACTTTAAAGTCCCCATAAATTATCCTCGACATTCTTCAACTTGCTGCATATGCCAGCGAGGCCCAGCAACGATATAGATTATGAGGTGAACATATTATCTGCCATAATATTAAAGCTGTTCTATTGTTTGGTTAACACTATTATATGGAATTCTTCCTTTAAtccattaaatatttaattgaaataataaataaatttgtgaGGGTAAAGATATTCaccacgcctggcgtgcatcaacagtgatgcacgccaggcacaaaattttGTGAAGACAGAAGTCAAACTCAAAACATCTGTTCtaaataccatgttaaattattctTTATCTGAAAGAGTTTAAGTggggaaaaataattaaataagtgAACTTAAAGTCCATTTGGTCGTGTAGTTTTTAAggcaaaagtgtgtttttaaactAATAATTACAAAAGTGTCTTATTTGGGAGTGTGTATTTTTCAAAATCGTATAATTTAAAGGCTAAAATGTTATTATAAAGGTCAAATCGTGATTTTATCAAAAgtccaaacaatatttttttaaatttatattttttaagtcgtccatttaaaaataaaaaaaaatcacaaaatcaaACTAAGCCTTaagcatttaattaatattctaacaaaacaatctctttcttcttcttttttttcttccattttttatcaaattcaaTTCAAGAGAAACATGATGGGTGGAGTCACTTATAATTACCTGAGTCACGATCGTCCATTGCAAATCCGGGGGAAGTCtaacaaaatcatcaaatttTGTTCCTATTATTATGGGAATTGCCGTctacatataacaaaaataaattaataaattagataagagaaaaccttttatcaaGACCATCCTAATAAGTTAATAACACCTATTTTACAGCCATCGATTAATAAccgacacataagcaaaaacataaaaagtccacaaaaataatttggaccaaaatacactagattttaaggtgataaaattcctaaaaGATGAACGTTCCACTtcttagttttagttttgaatcaaaaaacgaATTTCGAGGTATTAGAAATatgttttgaggcattagaaatgggtttttgaGCATTATAAATAAGTTTTGAGACATTATAAGCTGGTTTTGAGGCGGGTCACGGCATGCGGGCTTTGAGGTGTTCACCGCCAACTAGACCCGTGAGTTCGGCGAGACCCACGGCATGGGTCTAACCTGGGTCTTACTGCtacggatttttttttctctgatttggtgtgattgttctcacttttattttttacatttttttaaaattgatgatgtgtcataTAGTAATTAAAGGCTACAAAAAGAGTATTATCATAGTAGGGTCGCTCATTAGATAAATATAATATCATTGGGGCTCCACTCactcaagaaaaaggaagctgGATAAATCATACCAACATATTTTGCAGGGCAAGAATCAAGTTTGAAATCAATTAATGTTCTTAATGggaaaaatatgaatttgacatgacataaaataaatgataattattataTGTCTTTTACTTAAACAGTCActttattcataataaaatttcaattattagCATAAAACATAAATCAATGAATGCCTCATCAACATCAATGGAGTAACTGTGCTAATTAAAAGCATTTGCATCAAATTTTAATAACTGATAGTAACAgcttatttagaattaattgcaattaattaattaattagtaccTGATTCCACTTTCTTGCTTGACTATACCACCCAATAACACTGCAAAATAAAATGCACAGAAATTAAAAACCCGATTAAGTttcaataaatataaacatgattcattattcaaataatatacAGAAATTAAAAACCACACCTGTTTAGTGTACTCCGACTTGTAAGatcaaacataaacaaaattgcTACTGCATCTTTACAAGCAACAGGAACATGGTCGAGTGATCCATGGTCGCCTATGGAAGAATTTACCCATAAATTTCTTATATAATCGgaggaaaaattaaattaattataattaattaccaaaattaatataaaCCCACCTCCCACATCCCATATGTTAAATGAAATCCTGGCACCTTGAACAGATAAAGTCTTATCCATCAAGTTTAATCCTGCCATCTGCAAGCTTCTCTTCTCCTGCTCATCTCCTACATATtttatcttcaaaaaaaaaaaaaataaataaataaataaatgaattattaattgcagaaaaaatcagaataaaataataaaatttcatgTACCACAAAGCTTGTTTTTCCAATCTGGCAATCACCCAACAAGCTGATCTTCAAGGTGACCAAATCGGAATCCGAGTCATACCCACTACAAGCCGATGATGACTCATCATCCAAAGATCCCATGGCTGCCTCTATCGCCTCCGGCGGCAGAAACGACCGGCGGCGGGACAACCTCCGGTACCGGGTTGAGTCTCCTACGGAACAGACAAGAATCCTGTCCCAAATGAATCGAAAAAACTTTCGAATAATCGACACCCTTTGGAGTATGCTCCACCGGACGTTGATGCGAACAACTTTTCTGCAAAGCTTGTTCATATTTCTAGCAGCTTGGTGAAGAAACTTGGCCATGATCATGGAAGCTGGAAGCTTCTAATGGTTTTCTCATCGTCTTTCTTTGTGAAATGTGAGCAACTTTTTTGGTATATATGTTTGGTGGTCTTAACTAACAGGGAGGCGACTGGAGAGACGGTTGACCggtattttatttaattaggatTTACCGAAACAGTCCAGATTGCCGGCTTCTTGGGCTCTAGGTAGAATTGGACAGTTTAGTCAGCGTGGAGGGCAGTTCGGTCATGTTGTGTATAAGGGGTAGTTTTGGGAGTTTGTCGAGAAGAAAGCATCTTGTGAGGTGTTTTAGATAGGATAAGAATAAGGAGGATTTTAAGATTGTAATCCAATGGTTAGAATATAAAGAAGGAATCTTTAGGTGTAAATCTACAGCACTGAAAGTTGGTCCAATATTGCAATGATAATTGGAAAATCTTGCCTCCCTTTTGGATATGAAAACTTGTTTGCTAAGTTTGTATTTAAATTTCCAATTggaaattattttgtttgtaagACAAATATAGACAATGGGACAtaagggtcaaaaaattgttgatgaatttgggtttggattggattcaattccAATTGGAACTGAATTAGTTGGGATTGAAACATATATTCCTGACCATTTAGTCCTGATTTATTTCATATTGAAAAGCTAATTGATCGCCccgagaaaaaaataaaaatctgtgTACTCTTTTTAAAgtaccactcaattgataatcTTTTCAAACGATGACAACGTATCAACAAACTACTCAAAATTTGTCAAGATCCCAAAAAAtacctttaataaaaaaaaatctaaaaaatgactattaaaaaaaaaaaaa
This genomic interval from Corylus avellana chromosome ca3, CavTom2PMs-1.0 contains the following:
- the LOC132173340 gene encoding uncharacterized protein LOC132173340, translating into MDFPLNLTHLTLKAALHEHEFFGICFFLRSSPCLETLTIQIGPGRVFPDYAPPFPLGPDNFWEKKFPPFNSLPFECFNTLTVVEVEGFRGTRHELPFLRYLIRSGHVLEHLHITVSKEGEENGGNVQAYHERAQVLQTFPKASPNLQISIY
- the LOC132175584 gene encoding septum-promoting GTP-binding protein 1 yields the protein MIMAKFLHQAARNMNKLCRKVVRINVRWSILQRVSIIRKFFRFIWDRILVCSVGDSTRYRRLSRRRSFLPPEAIEAAMGSLDDESSSACSGYDSDSDLVTLKISLLGDCQIGKTSFVIKYVGDEQEKRSLQMAGLNLMDKTLSVQGARISFNIWDVGGDHGSLDHVPVACKDAVAILFMFDLTSRSTLNSVIGWYSQARKWNQTAIPIIIGTKFDDFVRLPPDLQWTIVTQARAYARAMKATLFFSSATHNINVNKIFKFIMAKLFNLPWTVERNLTAGEPIIDF